The Skermanella pratensis genome has a window encoding:
- a CDS encoding thioesterase family protein, protein MRLHRARVVPEWIDYNGHLSEAYYVLIFGHATDALLDAIGMDGGFRNRTGRSVYTVDARILYLGEIACGDEVEIRTWVAGADPKRMLVHHAMHRTGCDRPAAQTELVLLSVARPGPRASPFDPAVFRIIRSLAEAGRARCPVLPDRWIPPPSESDRKQGD, encoded by the coding sequence TTGCGTCTCCACCGCGCCCGCGTTGTCCCGGAATGGATCGATTACAACGGCCACCTCAGCGAAGCCTACTACGTGCTGATCTTCGGCCATGCGACGGACGCGCTGCTAGACGCCATCGGCATGGATGGGGGTTTCCGGAACCGGACCGGACGCTCCGTCTACACGGTGGACGCCCGCATCCTCTATCTGGGCGAGATCGCCTGCGGCGATGAAGTGGAAATCCGCACCTGGGTCGCGGGCGCCGATCCGAAGCGCATGCTGGTCCACCACGCGATGCACCGGACCGGATGCGACCGGCCGGCGGCGCAGACCGAACTTGTGTTGCTTTCGGTGGCCCGGCCCGGCCCGCGCGCGAGCCCGTTCGATCCCGCCGTGTTCCGCATCATCCGGTCGCTCGCCGAGGCCGGCCGGGCCCGCTGCCCCGTCCTGCCGGACCGCTGGATTCCGCCCCCATCCGAATCAGACCGCAA
- a CDS encoding L-carnitine dehydrogenase, which yields MTKSLPIRTLGLVGGGVIGSGWAARALAHGLDVVAFDPAPGAEAALRAAVDNAWPALERTGLAQGADPDRLRFAGSIPEAAAEADFIQENAPEREDLKRRLLAEIDAGCGPGTVIASSSSGLLPSRIQADCRHPERVVIGHPFNPVYLLPLVEIVPGGHTSADAVERAAGFYRSIGMRPLRMRKEIEGYLSDRLQEAMWREALHLVDQGIATTEDIDDAIVYGPGLRYAFMGTCLTFHLAGGEGGMAHMLDQFGPALKLPWTKLVAPELTRELRDRMVEGTAAQADGRTVKELERWRDDCLIRLIEALAPVRHERRAELADPVAP from the coding sequence ATGACCAAATCCCTCCCCATCCGTACGCTCGGTCTGGTCGGCGGCGGCGTCATCGGCAGCGGCTGGGCGGCGCGCGCCCTCGCCCACGGGCTGGACGTGGTTGCCTTCGACCCGGCCCCGGGAGCCGAGGCCGCCCTCCGGGCGGCGGTGGACAATGCCTGGCCGGCACTGGAACGGACGGGACTCGCGCAGGGCGCCGACCCGGACCGGCTGCGCTTCGCCGGTTCGATCCCGGAGGCCGCGGCGGAGGCCGACTTCATCCAGGAGAACGCGCCGGAGCGCGAGGATCTGAAGCGCAGGCTCCTGGCGGAGATCGACGCGGGCTGCGGCCCCGGCACCGTCATCGCGTCCAGTTCGTCCGGCCTGCTGCCCTCGCGGATCCAGGCGGATTGCCGGCATCCCGAGCGGGTGGTGATCGGCCATCCCTTCAACCCGGTCTATCTGCTGCCGCTGGTCGAGATCGTGCCCGGCGGCCATACGTCGGCCGATGCCGTGGAGCGGGCCGCAGGCTTCTACCGTTCCATCGGCATGCGCCCGCTGAGAATGCGCAAGGAGATCGAGGGCTACCTGTCCGACCGTCTCCAGGAGGCGATGTGGCGCGAGGCGCTCCACCTGGTCGACCAGGGTATCGCCACCACCGAGGATATCGACGATGCGATCGTCTACGGTCCCGGCCTGCGCTACGCTTTCATGGGGACCTGCCTGACCTTCCACCTGGCCGGCGGCGAGGGCGGCATGGCCCACATGCTGGACCAGTTCGGCCCGGCCTTGAAACTGCCTTGGACGAAGCTGGTAGCTCCCGAGCTGACGCGGGAACTGCGCGACCGCATGGTGGAGGGAACGGCGGCCCAGGCCGACGGCAGGACCGTCAAGGAACTGGAGCGCTGGCGCGACGACTGCCTGATCCGTCTGATCGAAGCGCTGGCCCCGGTGCGGCACGAGCGCCGGGCGGAGCTCGCCGATCCGGTCGCGCCATGA
- a CDS encoding 3-keto-5-aminohexanoate cleavage protein produces the protein MANSTEINRRVVITCAVTGAGDTVGKHPAIPVTPEQIAGAAIEAAAAGAAVAHIHVRDPETGGGSREPALYREVMERIRASGTDVIVNLTAGMGGDLMIGPDHDPARFGPGTDLVGAEARAAHVAELLPEICTLDCGSLNFGDGSLVYVSTPDMLRRQASIIQRLGVKPELEIFDTGNLWFAKRMLDEGLLDAPPLFQFCLGIPWGLPPEPRMMLALRDMLPAGSVWAGFGIGRMQMPMAAQAILLGGNIRVGLEDNLYLDRGVHASNGSLVERAVTIVEALGSRVAGAAEAREILGLPAPRR, from the coding sequence ATGGCCAATTCGACAGAGATCAACCGCCGGGTCGTCATCACTTGCGCCGTGACCGGCGCCGGCGACACCGTCGGCAAACATCCCGCCATCCCGGTCACCCCGGAGCAGATCGCGGGTGCCGCGATCGAGGCCGCCGCGGCCGGCGCCGCGGTCGCCCACATCCATGTCCGTGATCCGGAAACCGGCGGCGGCAGCCGCGAGCCGGCCCTTTACCGCGAGGTTATGGAGCGGATCCGGGCCAGCGGAACCGACGTCATCGTCAACCTGACCGCCGGCATGGGCGGCGACCTGATGATCGGGCCGGATCACGACCCGGCGCGCTTCGGCCCCGGCACCGACCTCGTCGGGGCCGAGGCGCGGGCGGCCCATGTGGCCGAACTGCTGCCCGAGATCTGCACGCTGGACTGCGGCTCGCTGAATTTCGGCGACGGCTCGCTGGTCTATGTCTCGACTCCCGACATGCTGCGCCGGCAGGCGTCGATCATCCAGCGCCTGGGCGTCAAGCCGGAGCTGGAGATCTTCGATACCGGGAACCTGTGGTTCGCCAAGCGTATGCTCGACGAAGGGCTGCTCGACGCGCCGCCCCTGTTCCAGTTCTGCCTGGGCATCCCCTGGGGATTGCCGCCCGAGCCGAGGATGATGCTGGCGCTCCGCGACATGCTGCCGGCCGGCAGCGTGTGGGCCGGTTTCGGCATCGGCAGGATGCAGATGCCGATGGCCGCGCAGGCCATCCTGCTCGGCGGCAATATCCGCGTCGGGCTGGAGGACAACCTTTACCTGGACCGGGGCGTGCATGCCAGCAACGGCAGCCTGGTCGAACGTGCCGTGACGATCGTGGAGGCCCTGGGGTCACGCGTGGCCGGCGCGGCCGAAGCCCGCGAGATCCTCGGGCTTCCCGCTCCCCGTCGTTAA
- a CDS encoding gluconate:H+ symporter: protein MSGTYLILVAVAGISALLYLVIKVRLHAFVTLLLVSLLVGVAAGMPLDAVIKSVERGMGGTLGFVAVVVGLGAMFGQMLEVSGGAERLARTMVKRFGDDKVQWALGLTGFIVSIPVFLDVAIVILVPILYRLARDSGRPLLYYGIPLVAGGAVTHAFIPPTPGPIAVADLLGADLGWVILFGTICGLPAMILAGPIWGSYISRRITKGVPDYVILKEIDESRELPSFGEVLAIILTPLLLILLSTSSAILLEEGNALRSLLGFIGHPYSALLIATLLAMVLLGSRRGYGREEIQDIVNKALEPAGIIILVTGAGGVFKQVLIDSGVGQVLGDMMSASGLPFLVLAFMVSALIRVAQGSATVAMVTAAGLVGPILQQNNVEGPQLALATIAIAAGGTILSHVNDSGFWLVSRFFGLTEKETLQSWTVAVTIVSLVGFVMVLLLGAIVGSPGTG, encoded by the coding sequence ATGTCCGGAACTTACCTGATCCTGGTCGCCGTCGCGGGCATTTCCGCGCTGCTGTACCTCGTCATCAAGGTGCGGCTCCATGCGTTCGTCACGCTGTTGCTGGTCAGCCTTCTGGTCGGCGTGGCGGCGGGGATGCCGCTGGACGCCGTGATCAAGTCGGTCGAAAGGGGCATGGGCGGCACGCTCGGCTTCGTCGCCGTGGTGGTCGGCCTCGGCGCCATGTTCGGGCAGATGCTCGAAGTGTCCGGAGGGGCCGAGCGGCTGGCCCGCACCATGGTCAAGCGCTTCGGCGACGACAAGGTCCAGTGGGCGCTTGGCCTGACCGGCTTCATCGTCTCGATTCCGGTGTTCCTGGACGTGGCGATCGTCATCCTGGTGCCGATCCTCTACAGGCTGGCGCGCGACAGCGGCAGGCCCCTGCTCTACTACGGCATTCCGCTGGTGGCCGGCGGCGCCGTGACCCACGCCTTCATCCCGCCGACGCCGGGTCCGATCGCGGTGGCGGACCTTCTGGGCGCCGATCTGGGATGGGTGATCCTGTTCGGCACGATCTGCGGCCTGCCCGCCATGATTCTCGCCGGACCGATCTGGGGAAGCTACATCTCCCGCCGCATCACCAAGGGCGTGCCCGACTACGTCATCCTGAAGGAGATCGACGAAAGCCGCGAACTGCCCAGCTTCGGCGAGGTGCTGGCGATCATCCTGACGCCGCTGCTCCTGATCCTGCTGAGCACCTCGTCCGCGATCCTGCTGGAGGAAGGCAATGCCCTTCGGTCGTTACTGGGCTTTATCGGCCATCCCTATTCGGCGCTGCTGATCGCAACGCTGCTGGCCATGGTGCTGCTCGGCTCACGCCGCGGCTATGGCAGGGAGGAGATCCAGGACATCGTCAACAAGGCGCTGGAGCCGGCCGGAATCATCATCCTGGTGACAGGGGCCGGCGGCGTGTTCAAGCAGGTCCTGATCGACAGCGGCGTCGGTCAGGTGCTGGGCGACATGATGTCGGCATCCGGCCTGCCCTTCCTGGTCCTGGCCTTCATGGTGTCCGCGCTGATCCGGGTTGCCCAGGGATCCGCGACGGTCGCCATGGTGACGGCGGCCGGCCTTGTCGGGCCGATCCTGCAGCAGAACAATGTCGAGGGACCGCAGCTGGCGCTTGCCACCATCGCCATCGCGGCGGGCGGCACGATCCTCAGCCACGTCAACGACAGCGGCTTCTGGCTGGTCAGCCGCTTCTTCGGCCTGACGGAGAAGGAAACCCTCCAGTCCTGGACCGTCGCGGTAACCATCGTCTCGCTGGTCGGCTTCGTCATGGTCCTGCTGCTCGGCGCCATCGTCGGCTCTCCCGGAACCGGCTGA
- a CDS encoding bifunctional transcriptional activator/DNA repair enzyme AdaA translates to MSILEADAAVPDRSQADLRWTKLLARDRSADGAFVYAVRTTGVFCRPSCPARPPRRENVQFFASAAEAETAGYRACLRCRPLAAEGKDPLALKVGEIAAFIRDHADEPLPLARLAGQAGLSPFHLQRSFTAVLGVSPRAFQAAERMKILKARLREGDDVTGAIFSAGYGSTSRVYEQVDGGLGMTPSAYRAGGAGETIVHAVRETALGPLMMAATDRGVCFVQFGESGDGLERRLRSEFPGAALVPAAEANGQLDDWMTALDGHLSRGGPRPDLPLDLRGTAFQIRVWRFLLGTGAGGAVSYAEVAVGAGAPRAVRAAASACASNRIAVLVPCHRALRADGGLGGYRWGADRKRTLLAAERAARAESLPTPPAG, encoded by the coding sequence ATGTCCATCCTCGAAGCCGACGCAGCCGTGCCCGACCGTTCCCAAGCCGACCTGCGGTGGACGAAACTGCTCGCGCGCGACAGGTCCGCCGACGGCGCCTTCGTCTATGCCGTGAGGACGACCGGCGTGTTCTGCCGCCCCTCCTGCCCGGCACGCCCGCCGAGACGGGAGAACGTCCAGTTCTTCGCGAGCGCCGCCGAAGCGGAAACGGCAGGTTATCGCGCGTGCCTGCGCTGCCGCCCGCTGGCGGCGGAAGGCAAGGACCCGCTCGCGCTGAAAGTCGGGGAGATCGCCGCCTTCATCCGCGACCATGCCGACGAACCGCTGCCCCTGGCCCGGCTCGCCGGACAGGCGGGCCTCAGCCCGTTCCATCTGCAGCGCAGCTTCACGGCGGTGCTCGGTGTCTCGCCCCGTGCCTTCCAGGCGGCCGAGCGGATGAAGATCCTGAAGGCCCGCCTGCGCGAGGGGGACGATGTGACGGGGGCCATCTTCTCGGCCGGCTACGGCTCGACCAGCCGGGTCTATGAACAGGTGGACGGCGGCCTGGGCATGACCCCCTCGGCCTATCGGGCCGGCGGTGCCGGCGAGACGATCGTCCATGCGGTCAGGGAGACCGCGCTCGGCCCGCTCATGATGGCAGCGACGGATCGGGGTGTCTGCTTCGTTCAGTTCGGGGAGAGCGGCGACGGATTGGAACGCCGGCTCCGGTCGGAGTTTCCCGGTGCGGCGCTCGTGCCCGCGGCCGAGGCGAACGGCCAGCTGGACGACTGGATGACGGCGCTGGACGGACACCTGTCCAGGGGCGGTCCGAGGCCGGACCTGCCGCTCGACCTGCGCGGCACAGCGTTCCAGATCCGCGTCTGGCGGTTTCTCCTGGGCACCGGCGCCGGCGGCGCGGTCAGCTATGCGGAAGTGGCGGTCGGCGCCGGAGCGCCCCGCGCCGTGCGGGCGGCGGCCAGCGCCTGTGCTTCCAACCGCATCGCCGTGCTTGTTCCTTGCCACCGCGCCTTGCGCGCCGATGGCGGCCTCGGCGGTTACCGATGGGGAGCGGACCGCAAGCGGACGTTGCTTGCCGCCGAACGCGCGGCACGCGCGGAATCCTTGCCGACACCGCCTGCCGGCTGA
- a CDS encoding calcium-binding protein — protein MRKVGTNGRDTLVGTPDDDVLSGLAGNDTISGLGGSDILIGGSGRDAIRGGVGNDYILAGGGNDSVFGDSGNDTVRAGAGNDAVRGGAGRDSLYGESGADRLFGGSGNDYLDGGTGADRLYGGDGNDILVWNTGPIELRDQFVPGPVLDGGAGQDTLRINSEVLYYVDDFDGGWDGPFAGEVGILAEGGTLSLLVGNSTPEDPPNIFAPVDGIERFEVSSLGPVVIETRGEEQIDYTVLATSHDDFLAAGAGDQVLYGKGGDDMISGGDGNDELYGGAGNDLISGGAGLDWMVGGSGDDVFSDYLPDMFGETIIGFEGAGEAGGDTLELLLPAPRDRIKITEGADFTTFDFLDDDTDAVLTVGVTGLLLGEDYFLL, from the coding sequence ATGCGGAAAGTTGGAACGAACGGTCGGGACACGCTGGTCGGGACGCCCGACGACGACGTGCTCAGCGGGCTGGCAGGCAACGATACCATCAGCGGCCTGGGCGGGTCGGACATATTGATCGGGGGGAGCGGCAGGGACGCGATACGGGGAGGCGTCGGCAACGACTACATCCTGGCCGGGGGCGGCAACGACTCGGTGTTCGGTGACTCGGGCAACGACACGGTCAGGGCGGGGGCCGGCAACGACGCCGTCCGGGGAGGGGCCGGGCGCGACAGCCTTTACGGGGAAAGCGGGGCCGACAGGCTCTTCGGCGGGTCCGGCAACGACTATCTCGACGGCGGTACAGGTGCCGACAGGCTCTACGGAGGCGATGGCAACGACATCCTGGTGTGGAATACCGGACCGATCGAGCTGCGGGACCAGTTCGTTCCCGGTCCCGTGCTGGATGGCGGCGCCGGCCAGGATACCCTGCGCATCAACAGCGAAGTGCTCTATTACGTCGACGACTTCGACGGGGGTTGGGACGGCCCGTTCGCCGGCGAGGTCGGAATCCTCGCCGAAGGGGGGACCCTGAGCCTGCTGGTCGGCAATTCCACGCCGGAGGACCCGCCGAACATCTTCGCCCCGGTCGACGGCATCGAGCGTTTCGAAGTTTCCAGCCTGGGTCCGGTTGTCATCGAGACACGGGGCGAGGAACAGATCGACTACACCGTCCTGGCGACCTCGCACGACGACTTCCTGGCGGCCGGTGCCGGCGACCAGGTGCTGTACGGCAAGGGCGGCGACGACATGATCAGCGGCGGCGACGGCAACGACGAACTGTATGGCGGCGCCGGGAACGACCTGATCAGCGGGGGCGCCGGTCTGGACTGGATGGTCGGCGGGTCCGGCGACGACGTGTTCAGCGATTACCTGCCCGACATGTTCGGGGAGACGATCATCGGGTTCGAAGGGGCCGGCGAGGCAGGAGGGGACACGCTCGAACTGCTGCTGCCGGCTCCACGGGACAGGATAAAGATCACGGAAGGCGCGGATTTCACGACCTTCGACTTCCTGGATGACGATACGGACGCCGTGCTGACGGTCGGTGTGACCGGTCTGTTGCTGGGGGAGGATTACTTCCTTCTCTGA
- a CDS encoding virginiamycin B lyase family protein, which produces MRKTVIAGTALMMLMGIGPAFAELSMQEYQVPSGSRPHDVAPAPDGAVWYTAQRHGALGRLDPATGEVEQIPLGDGSAPHGVIVGPDGAPWITDSGLNAIVRVDPATREVTRHPLPADAESANLNTAAFDGKGVLWFTGQNGIYGRLNPATREMEVFRAPEGRGPYGITATPDGDIYYASLAGSHIARIDTETGKATVIEPPTEDQGARRVWSDSRGHIWVSEWNSGQVSVYDPAARTWKSWKLPGDDPLAYAVYVDEDDKVWLSDFGGNALVRFDPETERFDVQRHPRPEANVRQILGRSGEIWAPESGTDMLVVVRTGQD; this is translated from the coding sequence ATGCGGAAGACAGTCATTGCCGGTACTGCCCTGATGATGCTCATGGGCATCGGACCCGCCTTCGCCGAACTTTCCATGCAGGAATACCAGGTTCCGTCGGGCTCCCGCCCGCACGACGTGGCGCCCGCTCCGGACGGTGCCGTTTGGTACACCGCGCAGCGGCACGGCGCCCTGGGCCGGCTCGACCCCGCGACCGGCGAGGTGGAGCAGATCCCGCTGGGAGACGGCTCGGCGCCGCACGGCGTCATAGTGGGGCCGGACGGCGCTCCCTGGATCACCGACAGCGGGCTCAACGCGATCGTCAGGGTCGATCCCGCTACCCGCGAGGTGACGCGCCATCCCCTGCCCGCCGATGCGGAGAGTGCCAACCTGAACACCGCCGCGTTCGACGGCAAGGGCGTGCTCTGGTTCACCGGCCAGAACGGCATCTATGGGCGCCTGAACCCGGCAACGCGTGAAATGGAGGTGTTCCGGGCGCCGGAGGGTCGCGGACCCTACGGCATCACAGCGACGCCGGACGGCGACATCTACTACGCCTCGCTCGCCGGCAGCCATATCGCGCGTATCGACACCGAGACCGGCAAGGCGACGGTGATCGAGCCGCCGACGGAGGACCAGGGCGCCCGGCGGGTCTGGTCGGACAGCCGCGGGCATATCTGGGTCAGCGAATGGAACAGCGGGCAGGTCAGCGTCTATGACCCCGCCGCCCGGACCTGGAAGAGCTGGAAGCTGCCCGGCGACGATCCGCTCGCCTATGCTGTCTACGTCGACGAGGACGACAAGGTCTGGCTGAGCGACTTCGGCGGCAACGCCCTGGTGCGGTTCGATCCGGAAACCGAACGGTTCGACGTCCAGCGGCACCCCCGGCCGGAAGCCAATGTCCGCCAGATCCTGGGCCGCAGCGGCGAGATCTGGGCGCCGGAATCCGGCACCGACATGCTGGTGGTTGTCCGCACCGGCCAGGACTGA
- a CDS encoding ABC transporter permease: MTDAASRPRAAVPVWVWPLAAAAAILAVTLVYSGGRGAAEIAAAAVTFSALFVIVGLGQMLLITSGPGNVDLSIPAAISLSGAIAMKVMDGSDAMVAAGLAAALGAAMLLGTANHLLIRLLRIPPIIATLSSSLIVQSVAIAYGRGLKIKPPPVFADFCTGRTLGIPNLALVAAVLTILVLLVLSRTVYGRTLLALGQNPRAARLAGTPVAQARLTTSIASATLAGLCGALLAGFSGGSSLNMGEEYLLASIAVTVIGGTSVAGGRAEPLGIWGAALLLFLIVTMLNTFGLSAGVRLVATGIIIVTVIAIGGGTKRI, from the coding sequence ATGACCGACGCCGCGTCGAGGCCCCGCGCAGCGGTGCCGGTCTGGGTCTGGCCGCTCGCGGCGGCCGCGGCGATCCTGGCCGTGACCCTGGTCTATTCCGGCGGACGGGGTGCTGCCGAAATCGCCGCGGCGGCGGTGACCTTCTCCGCCCTGTTCGTCATCGTCGGGCTGGGCCAGATGCTGCTGATCACGTCGGGTCCCGGCAACGTCGACCTGTCGATCCCGGCTGCGATCTCGCTGTCCGGCGCCATCGCCATGAAGGTGATGGACGGCAGCGACGCCATGGTCGCCGCCGGCCTCGCGGCGGCGCTGGGTGCCGCCATGCTGCTGGGAACCGCGAACCACCTGCTGATCCGCCTGCTGCGCATTCCGCCGATCATCGCGACGCTGTCCAGCTCGCTGATCGTCCAGTCCGTCGCTATCGCCTATGGCCGCGGGCTGAAGATCAAGCCGCCGCCCGTGTTCGCTGACTTCTGCACGGGCCGCACCCTAGGCATCCCCAACCTGGCCCTGGTCGCGGCGGTGCTGACCATCCTGGTCCTGCTTGTGCTGTCGCGCACCGTCTACGGCCGCACGCTGCTGGCGCTGGGCCAGAACCCGCGGGCGGCACGGCTGGCCGGCACGCCGGTCGCGCAGGCGCGGCTGACGACCTCCATCGCGTCGGCCACCCTGGCCGGACTGTGCGGCGCCCTGCTGGCCGGGTTCTCCGGCGGATCTTCGCTGAACATGGGAGAGGAATACCTGCTCGCCTCCATCGCGGTCACGGTGATCGGCGGCACGAGCGTGGCAGGGGGACGCGCCGAGCCGCTGGGAATCTGGGGAGCGGCGCTGCTGCTGTTCCTGATCGTGACGATGCTGAACACCTTCGGCCTGAGCGCGGGCGTCAGGCTCGTCGCGACCGGGATCATCATCGTGACCGTCATCGCGATCGGCGGAGGAACGAAGCGGATCTGA
- a CDS encoding ABC transporter permease: MSALIVPAARRGSRIDPVRLLRALLPAIALALMLTVIFSQQPRAMSYIGLTLLLNLAVPVILATLAQLCIITVGDLDLSIGSFVGLCACIAATLLNQAPLLGVLALAAAVAGYGLVGALIHWRNLPSIVVTLGLSFIWTGLAVLILPTPGGRAPEYLTAIMKWKPAFVPLPILYAAALGVALHLLMRSSFGTILRGAGGNPKALANAGWSLLRARVTLYLIAGTLGALSGLALVGLTTSGDANMALRYTLISIAGVILGGGEFTGGRVNAVGAVLGAMTLTLAGSFLTFMHIPPDWQIGAQGAILIVVLALRAVLNRAEERS; encoded by the coding sequence GTGAGCGCCCTGATCGTTCCCGCCGCCCGCCGCGGCTCCCGGATCGACCCGGTCAGGCTGCTCCGCGCCCTGCTTCCCGCGATAGCGCTGGCGTTGATGCTGACGGTGATCTTCTCCCAGCAGCCCCGCGCCATGAGCTATATCGGCCTGACGCTGCTGCTCAACCTGGCTGTCCCGGTGATCCTGGCGACGCTGGCCCAGCTCTGCATCATCACTGTCGGCGACCTCGACCTGTCGATCGGCAGCTTCGTCGGCCTGTGCGCCTGCATCGCGGCGACGCTGCTCAACCAGGCGCCGCTGCTGGGGGTGCTGGCGCTGGCCGCCGCCGTCGCAGGCTATGGGCTGGTGGGCGCGCTGATCCACTGGCGCAACCTGCCTTCCATCGTCGTGACGCTGGGGCTGTCGTTCATCTGGACCGGCCTCGCCGTCCTGATCCTGCCGACGCCGGGGGGCCGCGCGCCGGAGTACCTGACCGCCATCATGAAGTGGAAGCCCGCTTTCGTCCCGCTGCCGATCCTCTACGCGGCGGCGCTGGGCGTGGCGCTCCACCTGCTGATGCGGTCCTCCTTCGGGACGATCCTGCGCGGAGCCGGCGGCAACCCCAAGGCGCTGGCGAACGCGGGATGGTCGCTGCTGCGGGCGCGGGTGACGCTCTACCTGATCGCGGGCACCCTGGGGGCGTTGTCCGGACTAGCCCTGGTGGGGCTGACCACCTCCGGCGACGCCAACATGGCCCTGCGCTATACGTTGATATCGATCGCCGGCGTGATCCTGGGGGGAGGCGAGTTCACCGGCGGCCGGGTCAACGCGGTCGGAGCCGTGCTGGGCGCCATGACCCTGACGCTTGCCGGATCGTTCCTCACCTTCATGCATATCCCGCCGGACTGGCAGATCGGCGCCCAGGGGGCGATCCTCATCGTCGTGCTGGCGCTCCGCGCCGTGCTGAACCGGGCGGAGGAACGGTCATGA
- a CDS encoding sugar ABC transporter ATP-binding protein — protein MTTGTEAALRLDDVRKSFGAVRALAGVSLAIARGERLGLVGHNGAGKSTLMHVLAGVLRPDAGTIGADGREIADYGTAVAGRMGVRCVFQELSLCPNLSVAENVRVLHPKLRGWGWRRRAARLILDRLDAIFPGHGIDPGTTVADLTLGRRQMVEIARAFTVTGTPLRLVILDEPTSSLDARAAEQLLSFLRHAAQRDVATVFISHILPEILVAAERVVVMREGLVVLDRPASGLTRKAIVESMGAEVRQPRGPGTADPARPTGLPRAVLARSTVPNGIDLMADKGDVVGLAGLAGHGQTAMLLRLFDAWGRRDASTVVESPVALVPGDRQSDGVFPLWSIARNISIRSLANLRRAGLIDPARETALARTWRDRIGIRTPDLDLGILSLSGGNQQKALFARALASEAGIILMDDPMRGVDISTKSEVYRFIRAEAERGRTFLWYSTEMEELFHCDRVYVFHQGRIVAHLPRDRMTEASILRASYAEGEDAA, from the coding sequence ATGACGACCGGGACCGAAGCGGCCCTGCGGCTCGACGATGTCCGCAAGAGCTTCGGCGCCGTCCGCGCGCTGGCGGGGGTAAGCCTCGCCATCGCGCGGGGCGAGCGCCTGGGCCTGGTGGGCCACAACGGAGCGGGCAAATCGACGCTGATGCATGTGCTGGCCGGGGTGCTGCGGCCCGACGCGGGCACCATCGGCGCCGACGGGCGGGAGATCGCCGACTATGGCACTGCCGTCGCCGGCAGGATGGGCGTGCGCTGCGTCTTCCAGGAGCTTTCCCTCTGCCCCAATCTCAGCGTCGCGGAGAATGTCCGGGTGCTTCACCCGAAGCTCCGCGGCTGGGGCTGGCGCCGCCGGGCGGCCCGGCTGATCCTGGACCGGCTCGACGCGATCTTCCCCGGCCACGGCATCGATCCCGGGACGACCGTCGCCGACCTGACCCTGGGCCGCCGGCAGATGGTGGAGATCGCGCGCGCCTTCACCGTCACCGGCACGCCGCTGCGGCTGGTGATCCTGGACGAGCCGACCTCGTCGCTGGACGCCAGGGCGGCGGAACAGCTTCTGTCCTTCCTGCGCCATGCCGCCCAGCGGGACGTCGCCACCGTCTTCATCTCGCATATCCTTCCGGAGATACTGGTCGCCGCCGAGCGGGTGGTGGTGATGCGCGAAGGGCTGGTCGTGCTCGACCGTCCCGCCTCCGGCCTCACCCGAAAGGCCATCGTCGAGAGCATGGGTGCCGAGGTGCGGCAGCCCCGCGGACCGGGGACGGCCGATCCGGCAAGACCGACCGGACTGCCGCGCGCCGTGCTGGCCAGATCGACCGTTCCCAACGGGATCGACCTGATGGCCGACAAAGGCGACGTCGTGGGTCTCGCCGGACTGGCGGGACACGGGCAAACGGCAATGCTGCTCCGCCTGTTCGACGCCTGGGGCCGGCGGGATGCTTCGACCGTGGTGGAAAGCCCGGTGGCCCTGGTGCCGGGCGACCGGCAGTCAGACGGCGTGTTCCCGCTCTGGTCGATCGCCCGCAACATCTCCATCCGATCGCTGGCGAACCTGCGCCGGGCCGGCCTGATCGACCCGGCGCGCGAAACGGCCCTGGCCCGGACCTGGCGCGACCGGATCGGCATCCGGACGCCCGACCTGGACCTGGGCATCCTGTCGCTGTCCGGCGGCAACCAGCAGAAGGCGCTGTTCGCCCGCGCGCTGGCGTCGGAAGCCGGGATCATCCTGATGGACGATCCCATGCGCGGCGTCGACATCTCGACCAAGTCGGAGGTCTACCGCTTCATCCGGGCGGAGGCCGAGCGCGGCCGGACCTTCCTCTGGTACTCGACCGAAATGGAGGAGCTGTTCCATTGCGACCGCGTCTATGTCTTCCACCAGGGCCGTATCGTCGCCCATCTGCCGCGTGACCGGATGACCGAAGCCTCGATCCTGCGCGCCTCCTACGCCGAGGGGGAGGACGCCGCGTGA